Proteins encoded in a region of the Planococcus shixiaomingii genome:
- a CDS encoding trypsin-like peptidase domain-containing protein — protein MFCSNCGHKNKETARFCIDCGQPLDRITRLHKQKKRNKLQAAILSLLLIGTGFSAAQLTEEKAVQTASFEATANNAEPLSQEPAKKTAPQPEAKEKTAIIQETLQKVFTIKTNETSGTGFLFTDSGVLVTNAHVVAGTADLLVRNADGEEQPGQVIGISVIDDVALIKVEAYNGNAPLEIDHNQSIVGTEVIAFGSPSGFENSASIGYVTGTDRDFEHNFVYKDMYQIDAQLAPGSSGGPLVDAATGKVIAINSIQYTDGVSIGFSIPMHTVEGLLTKWLNNPMPQEEIERILEDSYDDDWSSNN, from the coding sequence ATGTTCTGTTCCAACTGTGGACACAAAAACAAAGAAACAGCACGCTTTTGCATAGACTGCGGCCAGCCACTGGATCGAATTACCAGGCTTCATAAGCAAAAAAAGCGCAACAAACTGCAAGCAGCTATCTTATCACTTCTTCTTATCGGCACAGGATTCTCCGCCGCCCAGCTGACCGAGGAAAAAGCCGTACAAACAGCCTCTTTTGAAGCAACAGCCAACAACGCCGAACCACTCAGCCAAGAGCCGGCCAAAAAAACAGCCCCTCAGCCTGAAGCGAAAGAGAAAACAGCCATTATCCAAGAAACCCTTCAAAAAGTCTTCACCATCAAAACCAATGAAACTTCCGGAACCGGCTTTCTCTTTACCGATAGCGGGGTCCTTGTCACTAACGCACATGTAGTGGCAGGAACTGCGGATCTTCTCGTGCGAAACGCTGACGGGGAGGAACAGCCGGGACAAGTCATCGGCATTTCAGTAATAGACGATGTCGCCCTGATCAAAGTCGAAGCCTATAACGGAAACGCGCCTCTTGAAATCGACCATAACCAAAGCATCGTCGGCACCGAAGTGATCGCTTTCGGCAGCCCATCCGGTTTCGAGAACTCCGCCTCCATCGGCTACGTCACCGGAACCGATCGCGATTTTGAACACAACTTTGTCTATAAGGACATGTACCAAATCGACGCCCAGCTCGCACCTGGTTCCAGCGGGGGACCGCTCGTTGATGCCGCAACAGGAAAAGTCATCGCCATCAACTCCATCCAATACACGGACGGTGTCTCCATCGGCTTCTCGATTCCGATGCATACAGTCGAAGGCCTTCTCACCAAGTGGCTGAATAATCCGATGCCGCAGGAAGAAATCGAACGGATACTGGAAGATTCCTATGACGACGACTGGAGCAGCAACAACTAA
- a CDS encoding S8 family serine peptidase: MKVSFSSVNVALSFFISLFPFSNAVLADELLDAPKMSRASTAIMFEEEKEYNGNELIVKFKPGATAAEKEKVLSSIKGKEGSTVLNGQFSLVSLPKGTELLAVANHLLNQKAIEFVQPNYKVEKTYVPSDPGYKEQWHLPKIQMPKAWDITKGSSSITVAVIDGGVQTNHPDLQGKIVSPYDVLTGKTSVPANLHGTHVAGIIAASINKTGVAGIAPNVKIMPINVFKESLAYEFDIVQGIVYAADKGANVINMSFASPSYSYLQDNATTYAKNKGVTLIAAAGNSGSDLPIYPGALPSVIGVGATDSSDELDWFSTFGKHIDLVAPGVDVYSTVPESSYEYLSGTSMASPIVSGVAALILSKNPFLSPDQVEDILTGSTIDLGVKGKDKFYGYGRVDALKSLQKTSAPMTDISSASTFTPTGINKISMNFTAQKGTTVSVYIAKTKGTILKRLINPKKWNGGKVTAAWDGKLESGLYAASTSYTVVAKLTNGKENFYKKKTIQLTNKVKPTIKMNPSAVYSPESSSKLSLSYDVNQAATITANIYDSKNSLVKTVLSNKSVTAKTNKIEWDGTDSKGKKVKEGLYKLVVSGVGANKIKASNATVSIKIETVKPTTQIDFLASPFKIDGTLKSALKVTLKEKVSMTIYVATDKGVKVKRLTNNKPFNAGVALIKWDGKNDAGKFVAEGKYVYQTEVKDAAGNMRVTKSKVFALQH; the protein is encoded by the coding sequence ATGAAAGTAAGTTTTTCTTCAGTAAACGTTGCCCTCAGTTTTTTTATTTCCCTTTTCCCTTTTTCAAATGCCGTTTTAGCCGATGAACTACTAGATGCGCCTAAAATGTCTAGAGCAAGTACGGCGATCATGTTCGAGGAAGAAAAAGAATACAACGGCAATGAATTGATTGTAAAGTTTAAACCCGGCGCAACTGCTGCGGAGAAGGAGAAAGTTTTAAGTTCTATTAAAGGAAAGGAAGGTTCGACCGTGTTGAACGGCCAATTTTCTCTTGTGTCACTTCCGAAAGGAACCGAGCTCCTCGCGGTGGCAAATCACTTGCTTAATCAAAAGGCAATCGAATTTGTCCAGCCAAATTACAAAGTTGAAAAAACATACGTGCCGAGTGACCCTGGCTATAAAGAACAGTGGCATCTGCCAAAAATTCAAATGCCGAAAGCTTGGGACATCACCAAAGGTTCATCCTCTATTACGGTTGCTGTTATTGATGGCGGAGTTCAAACAAATCACCCAGATCTTCAAGGGAAGATTGTTTCGCCCTATGACGTATTAACGGGTAAGACCAGTGTTCCTGCCAATCTGCATGGAACACACGTAGCCGGCATTATCGCCGCTTCGATAAACAAAACAGGGGTCGCCGGAATAGCTCCGAACGTTAAAATTATGCCTATTAATGTATTCAAAGAGTCATTAGCTTATGAATTCGATATTGTACAAGGGATTGTCTATGCAGCAGACAAAGGGGCAAATGTCATAAACATGAGTTTCGCAAGTCCTTCCTACAGTTACCTGCAAGACAATGCGACGACTTATGCAAAAAATAAAGGAGTTACGCTTATAGCGGCAGCCGGAAATAGTGGCTCTGATTTGCCAATATACCCTGGAGCATTGCCTTCTGTTATCGGAGTAGGGGCTACTGACAGCAGTGATGAGTTAGATTGGTTTTCGACTTTTGGCAAACATATCGACCTGGTCGCCCCAGGGGTGGATGTCTATTCTACCGTACCAGAAAGTTCTTATGAATATTTGAGTGGAACGTCAATGGCTTCGCCGATTGTTTCCGGAGTCGCGGCCTTAATTTTATCGAAGAATCCATTTTTGAGCCCTGACCAAGTTGAAGATATACTTACTGGATCCACCATTGATTTGGGGGTGAAGGGAAAGGACAAATTTTATGGATATGGCAGGGTCGATGCTTTAAAATCTTTGCAAAAAACTTCAGCACCTATGACCGACATTTCCTCTGCTTCCACCTTTACACCAACTGGGATCAATAAAATCAGCATGAATTTCACCGCGCAAAAAGGAACTACGGTATCCGTTTACATCGCAAAAACAAAAGGCACGATCCTTAAGAGGTTAATAAACCCGAAAAAATGGAATGGCGGAAAAGTAACTGCCGCTTGGGACGGTAAATTGGAAAGTGGCTTATACGCAGCTTCCACTTCTTATACCGTCGTTGCAAAATTGACGAATGGCAAAGAAAACTTCTACAAGAAAAAAACGATTCAGCTCACAAACAAAGTCAAACCGACTATAAAGATGAACCCATCAGCCGTCTACTCACCGGAATCGTCAAGTAAGCTTTCCCTTTCTTATGATGTTAACCAAGCAGCCACTATTACCGCCAATATTTACGACAGCAAAAATAGTCTAGTGAAAACTGTGCTTTCCAATAAATCGGTAACCGCCAAAACAAATAAAATTGAGTGGGACGGCACCGACAGCAAAGGAAAAAAAGTGAAAGAAGGTTTATACAAACTAGTCGTATCGGGAGTGGGCGCCAATAAAATCAAAGCATCCAATGCCACCGTGTCCATAAAAATCGAAACCGTCAAACCAACCACTCAAATCGATTTTTTAGCATCCCCGTTTAAAATTGACGGAACTTTAAAATCCGCATTAAAAGTAACCCTTAAAGAAAAAGTTTCGATGACTATCTATGTGGCGACAGACAAAGGAGTAAAAGTAAAACGGTTAACTAACAACAAACCGTTCAATGCAGGTGTGGCTCTTATAAAATGGGATGGAAAAAATGATGCAGGCAAATTTGTTGCCGAGGGCAAGTATGTGTATCAAACGGAAGTGAAAGATGCCGCAGGAAACATGCGGGTCACAAAGTCAAAAGTATTCGCTCTGCAGCACTAG
- a CDS encoding LCP family glycopolymer transferase has protein sequence MERRTKKNKKKKWPWIVGILGLLVVGLGIYVFMVYNSFTNTLEEIHEPIDREKSEKRTEEVAFNEKDPFSVLLLGVDEREGDRGRSDTMVVMTINPAEKSTKMVSIPRDTYTEIVGHGTTDKINHAYAFGGIEMSLASVENLLDIPIDYVVQVNMEGFKDIVDAVGGVDVNSPMAFDNFAAGNIHLTGDKALDYVRMRKEDPRGDFGRQDRQKQVLQGIMREGASVNSLVNYKGIFTALGNNVRTNMAFDEMVEVQGNYRDAVGTVDQIIVKDGYGETINGVWYYMMDDAELAKIHEALQNHLEL, from the coding sequence ATGGAAAGACGAACCAAAAAGAACAAAAAGAAAAAATGGCCTTGGATCGTAGGGATATTGGGATTACTTGTAGTAGGACTTGGTATTTACGTCTTTATGGTTTATAACAGCTTTACTAATACACTTGAAGAAATACACGAACCGATTGACCGCGAAAAATCGGAAAAACGGACGGAAGAAGTTGCGTTCAACGAAAAAGATCCGTTCTCTGTTTTGTTGCTTGGAGTAGATGAACGCGAAGGCGATCGTGGACGATCGGATACGATGGTTGTTATGACAATTAATCCGGCAGAAAAATCAACGAAAATGGTTTCAATTCCGCGTGATACGTATACAGAAATCGTAGGACATGGTACGACAGATAAAATCAACCATGCTTATGCATTTGGCGGCATCGAAATGTCACTTGCGAGTGTTGAAAATTTATTGGATATTCCAATTGATTATGTGGTACAGGTGAATATGGAAGGGTTTAAAGATATAGTCGACGCAGTTGGCGGCGTTGATGTCAATAGCCCTATGGCTTTTGACAATTTCGCAGCTGGCAATATCCATTTGACTGGAGATAAAGCGCTAGATTATGTACGTATGCGTAAAGAAGATCCTCGCGGAGACTTCGGACGCCAAGACCGCCAAAAACAAGTTCTTCAAGGCATCATGCGTGAAGGTGCATCGGTTAACAGCTTGGTGAATTACAAAGGCATATTCACCGCGCTCGGTAATAATGTCCGGACCAATATGGCATTTGATGAAATGGTCGAAGTGCAAGGCAATTACCGTGACGCTGTAGGTACAGTCGATCAAATTATTGTAAAAGACGGTTACGGCGAAACGATCAATGGCGTTTGGTATTATATGATGGATGATGCTGAATTAGCGAAAATCCATGAAGCATTGCAAAACCATTTGGAGTTATAA
- a CDS encoding CpsD/CapB family tyrosine-protein kinase — protein sequence MARQKKVLQQTARKLITFTTPKSYVAEQFRTLRTNITFSSPDADIRTMVVTSAAPSEGKSTTSANLAVVFAQEGKRVLLVDGDMRKPTTHHTFHMGNTIGLSSILTRQAAPEDAIRPTAVERLDLLTCGAIPPNPAELLASKSMDLLIKQLKEKYDLIIFDAPPVLSVTDGQIIANKCDGVVLVINSGSTEKEMALKAKEAITASNSKIIGAVLNNYELAKDSHYYQYYGSSE from the coding sequence ATGGCTAGACAGAAAAAAGTATTGCAGCAAACAGCTCGTAAACTCATTACATTCACAACACCAAAATCATACGTTGCAGAACAGTTCCGGACGCTTCGGACAAACATCACTTTTTCATCTCCGGATGCGGACATCCGAACGATGGTCGTCACATCTGCAGCACCATCAGAAGGAAAGTCCACGACATCCGCCAACTTAGCTGTAGTGTTCGCACAAGAAGGAAAGCGAGTTTTGTTGGTTGATGGGGATATGCGCAAGCCAACAACTCATCACACATTCCATATGGGAAATACGATTGGGCTTTCAAGTATCTTGACCCGTCAAGCGGCGCCAGAAGATGCGATTCGTCCAACTGCTGTTGAACGGCTTGATCTTTTAACATGTGGAGCAATTCCGCCTAACCCAGCAGAACTATTAGCATCAAAATCAATGGACCTTCTTATTAAACAATTAAAAGAAAAGTATGATTTAATCATCTTTGACGCCCCTCCCGTTTTATCCGTAACCGACGGCCAAATTATAGCGAATAAGTGTGATGGCGTCGTTTTAGTAATAAATTCAGGAAGTACAGAAAAAGAAATGGCGCTTAAAGCAAAAGAAGCTATTACTGCTTCTAATAGTAAAATTATTGGAGCGGTATTAAATAACTATGAGTTAGCAAAAGACAGCCATTACTATCAATATTACGGCTCTTCGGAGTAA
- a CDS encoding YveK family protein: MEETISLQDLFKTLKKRLGLIALLTILAITIAGVVSYLFLTPIYETSTQILVNQEKTDAAQMINQNIQADLQLINTYSVIIKSPAILDQVEEQLNLGLTVDQLNEKITVATAENSQVVNVTVQDPDPQVAVDIANMTANVFQEEIKELMSVDNVSILSPAVLNDNPAPVAPNPMMNMAIAGVIGLMLGVGLAFLIDYLDTTMKTDQDIEDILGIPLLGVISPIQEKAELTEKVATSSRRRAG; the protein is encoded by the coding sequence ATGGAAGAAACCATCAGTTTACAAGACTTATTTAAAACGTTGAAAAAGCGACTCGGATTGATCGCTTTACTCACGATTTTAGCTATCACCATTGCTGGCGTTGTATCATACCTTTTCTTGACGCCAATTTATGAAACATCAACACAAATTCTCGTTAACCAGGAAAAAACAGACGCCGCTCAAATGATAAATCAGAACATACAAGCCGATTTGCAATTGATCAACACATATAGTGTCATCATTAAAAGCCCAGCTATTTTAGATCAAGTTGAAGAACAGCTAAATTTAGGTCTTACTGTAGATCAGCTTAATGAGAAAATCACAGTAGCAACTGCTGAAAATTCCCAAGTTGTTAATGTCACAGTGCAAGACCCTGATCCGCAGGTGGCCGTGGACATTGCCAATATGACCGCAAACGTCTTCCAAGAGGAAATCAAAGAATTGATGAGCGTCGATAACGTGTCGATCTTATCTCCCGCAGTATTAAATGATAATCCTGCACCGGTTGCGCCGAATCCAATGATGAACATGGCGATTGCAGGTGTTATTGGTTTGATGCTTGGTGTAGGACTTGCATTCTTAATTGACTATTTGGATACAACAATGAAAACAGACCAAGATATAGAAGACATCTTAGGAATTCCGTTGCTTGGCGTTATTTCGCCAATTCAAGAAAAAGCAGAGCTAACTGAAAAAGTAGCAACATCTTCCAGAAGGAGAGCGGGGTAA
- a CDS encoding nuclease-related domain-containing protein, with protein MFMKERVAPHLLETLPRLMHHLPKSHRSSEDVVQDHYKVKAGFGGEQQVDSILKRARFSYIAIADLQLTERFCQIDLVVLTPAFALVLEVKNFSGLLSFDEKSFHMKQETRDGKLIGYNSPVTQAWNAREELKMLFERLRIELPVYTTIVPPYSSTLIEQAPSDIPVIYGYSLNHFISRLPQTGQLKSPSELEAIGQLLIDHHSPLPKTDYSRVYWCDIGQLKKGVLCICGASCQKLSQRTFVCSSCGMKNLDGYERAI; from the coding sequence ATGTTTATGAAAGAACGGGTAGCTCCGCATTTGCTGGAGACCTTGCCACGGTTAATGCACCATCTTCCGAAAAGCCATCGGAGTTCAGAGGATGTGGTTCAGGACCACTATAAAGTGAAGGCTGGATTTGGCGGCGAGCAACAAGTGGACAGCATTTTGAAACGGGCGAGATTTTCTTATATAGCGATTGCCGACTTGCAATTGACGGAGCGATTTTGCCAAATCGATTTGGTGGTGCTGACGCCGGCTTTTGCGCTGGTACTGGAAGTGAAGAACTTTTCGGGTCTGTTGTCGTTTGATGAAAAAAGTTTCCACATGAAACAAGAAACCCGTGACGGGAAACTTATCGGGTACAACTCCCCTGTCACCCAGGCATGGAATGCGCGTGAAGAATTGAAGATGTTATTTGAGCGGTTGAGAATTGAGTTACCGGTTTACACAACTATTGTTCCCCCTTACTCCTCGACCCTGATCGAGCAAGCACCAAGCGATATACCCGTCATTTACGGATACTCATTGAACCATTTTATCTCTCGTCTTCCCCAGACAGGCCAGTTGAAATCTCCTAGTGAATTGGAGGCAATTGGCCAACTTCTTATTGATCATCACTCCCCGCTCCCCAAGACAGACTACTCCAGAGTGTATTGGTGCGACATTGGGCAGTTGAAGAAAGGTGTCCTTTGCATTTGTGGCGCTTCGTGTCAGAAACTGAGCCAGCGCACTTTTGTTTGCAGTTCGTGTGGTATGAAAAATTTGGATGGGTATGAGCGTGCGATATAA
- a CDS encoding SGNH/GDSL hydrolase family protein has product MRKLGAFLIVLMCIAILVFSYITWKEKLAVASEETVKTPALIEEKEVSKETSEPVEATLSKDQLEQLVASMDEQVQEVFLNRLEAGEKVQLLVVGSQAMNAGEPGYSEQVKQAIEEAYEGFVEVETLSFDGTSEDFIEEEIDLSNEYDVVLLEPFTLNNNGLVEIEVEHEHIEEFYERIQTEVSDAVLLLQPPQPIYGAGFYLTQIDALEEFASLNNIVYINHWSAWPATTDPALQEYLTEEAIPNSNGAETWTNELTSYFIAE; this is encoded by the coding sequence TTGAGAAAATTAGGCGCTTTTTTAATTGTACTTATGTGTATTGCAATTTTAGTTTTCAGTTATATAACATGGAAAGAAAAACTAGCAGTAGCGAGTGAAGAAACGGTAAAAACTCCTGCTCTAATAGAAGAAAAAGAAGTTTCTAAAGAAACTTCGGAGCCTGTTGAAGCTACTTTATCAAAAGACCAGCTAGAGCAATTAGTAGCTAGCATGGATGAGCAGGTCCAGGAAGTTTTCTTGAACCGCTTAGAAGCAGGAGAGAAAGTTCAACTACTTGTTGTCGGATCCCAGGCGATGAATGCAGGAGAGCCTGGATACAGCGAACAGGTAAAGCAAGCGATTGAAGAAGCTTATGAAGGATTTGTTGAAGTGGAAACTCTTTCATTTGACGGCACTTCTGAGGACTTTATCGAAGAAGAAATCGACCTTTCTAATGAATATGATGTAGTCCTGCTTGAACCATTTACATTGAACAATAACGGCTTGGTTGAAATTGAGGTAGAGCACGAACATATCGAAGAGTTTTATGAGCGTATACAAACAGAAGTTAGTGATGCTGTCTTGCTGCTGCAGCCACCTCAACCAATTTACGGTGCCGGGTTTTATTTGACACAAATTGATGCTTTGGAAGAATTTGCTTCATTAAACAATATTGTGTATATTAATCATTGGTCTGCTTGGCCTGCTACTACGGATCCGGCACTCCAAGAATATTTGACTGAAGAAGCAATACCGAATAGCAATGGCGCAGAGACATGGACAAACGAATTGACGAGCTATTTTATAGCTGAATAA
- a CDS encoding polysaccharide biosynthesis protein, translating to MSLKRRFPLLVLVDSIIVFFSIFIGYFFLNPFTNVFENKFLLASALTIFVAHHALAIFYGLYRKVWEYASVGELTSIFKAVTFSVIAVGVIQYASRGDILFRALAITWMLHLLFIGGSRLSWRLFRDTKINRKAPDLKRTMIIGAGKAGTMVARQLLNNPENGLLPVLYIDDDIHKQGLEIYGLRVAGGTSAIVDVAKDNNIEHIIIAIPSLAKNETAELIKNCFDTGVHTQTIPRIEDIMTGKVSVTDIQDVKIEDLLGREEIQLDMNTIAHQLTGKTILVTGAGGSIGSEISRQIARFGPKQLLLLGHGENSIYTIDMELRKTIAQDTELIPIIADVQDSDRIMEIMNQYRPNVVYHAAAHKHVPLMEGNPMEAVKNNIYGTKNVAQAAHISGVESFVMVSTDKAVNPPNVMGASKRFAEMIVQNLAKRSDTKFVAVRFGNVLGSRGSVIPLFKQQIASGGPVTVTHPDMTRYFMTIPEASRLVIQAGSLARGGEVFVLDMGEPVKIVDLAKNLIRLSGYTEEEIGVEFAGIRPGEKMFEELLNEDEIQSKQVFPKIYIGKANPVSDMELFYVLEKLPEMNGQEIKDVIVGIANRKNVETPKLKASSM from the coding sequence TTGTCCCTGAAACGCAGATTTCCCCTATTAGTCTTAGTCGACTCGATTATTGTGTTCTTTTCAATTTTCATCGGCTATTTCTTTCTTAACCCATTCACTAATGTTTTTGAAAATAAATTCTTGTTGGCAAGTGCATTGACGATTTTCGTCGCTCACCATGCGCTTGCCATATTTTATGGCTTGTACAGGAAAGTGTGGGAATATGCTTCAGTCGGAGAATTGACTTCCATCTTTAAAGCCGTCACTTTTTCCGTAATAGCGGTGGGTGTAATTCAATATGCATCTCGCGGGGATATCTTATTTCGCGCACTAGCAATAACATGGATGCTGCACTTGCTGTTTATCGGCGGCTCAAGATTATCTTGGCGGCTCTTCCGCGATACGAAAATCAACCGGAAAGCTCCGGATTTGAAACGGACGATGATTATCGGTGCGGGAAAAGCAGGGACGATGGTGGCACGCCAGCTCTTAAACAATCCTGAAAACGGTCTGTTACCGGTACTTTACATAGATGATGATATCCATAAGCAAGGCTTAGAAATCTATGGACTTCGTGTAGCAGGTGGAACAAGTGCTATCGTAGATGTTGCAAAAGATAATAATATCGAACATATCATTATTGCCATTCCTTCACTCGCTAAAAATGAAACAGCTGAATTAATTAAAAACTGCTTCGATACTGGCGTACATACGCAGACGATTCCGCGTATCGAAGACATAATGACTGGAAAAGTTTCAGTAACCGATATTCAAGATGTCAAAATCGAAGATCTTCTAGGGCGTGAGGAAATTCAGCTTGATATGAACACAATTGCACATCAGCTTACGGGAAAAACCATTCTTGTAACAGGAGCTGGCGGTTCAATCGGTTCGGAAATATCAAGGCAAATTGCCCGTTTCGGTCCGAAACAATTGTTGCTTTTAGGGCATGGAGAAAACTCCATTTACACGATCGATATGGAACTTCGAAAAACGATAGCGCAAGATACAGAATTGATTCCTATCATTGCAGATGTTCAAGATAGCGATCGTATCATGGAAATTATGAATCAGTACCGGCCGAATGTTGTCTACCATGCAGCAGCCCATAAACACGTTCCTTTAATGGAAGGAAACCCGATGGAAGCTGTGAAAAACAACATTTATGGGACGAAAAATGTTGCTCAAGCAGCTCATATTTCTGGGGTTGAGAGTTTCGTTATGGTGTCGACAGACAAAGCCGTTAACCCACCGAACGTCATGGGTGCATCAAAACGATTCGCTGAAATGATTGTTCAAAATTTAGCGAAACGCAGTGACACGAAATTTGTAGCGGTACGTTTTGGTAATGTCCTTGGATCACGTGGTTCGGTTATTCCGCTTTTCAAACAGCAAATAGCATCCGGAGGTCCTGTAACAGTCACGCATCCGGACATGACCCGCTACTTCATGACAATCCCTGAAGCTTCACGCCTGGTTATCCAAGCGGGAAGTTTAGCGCGAGGCGGAGAAGTGTTTGTCCTTGATATGGGAGAGCCTGTGAAGATTGTAGATCTTGCGAAAAACCTTATTCGACTTTCCGGATATACAGAAGAGGAAATCGGAGTTGAGTTTGCAGGGATACGTCCTGGCGAGAAGATGTTTGAAGAACTCCTCAATGAAGACGAAATTCAAAGCAAGCAAGTGTTTCCAAAAATCTATATTGGAAAGGCGAATCCGGTGAGTGATATGGAATTATTCTATGTACTCGAAAAGCTGCCGGAAATGAATGGTCAAGAAATAAAAGATGTCATCGTTGGTATAGCTAACCGGAAGAACGTTGAAACTCCGAAATTAAAAGCCAGCTCTATGTAG
- a CDS encoding tyrosine-protein phosphatase, whose product MIDIHSHILAGLDDGAETIEQTQKMLETAVKEQITGIIATPHAYHPNFKTDLVALNKQLDSTNKYITEQGMPIKVYSGQECRLSEKLPDLLDSGEALTLAGSQYVLLELPSSGVPAYTIQIIQQLITRNYVPIIAHPERNQGIIEKPDRLRKLLLHGALAQVTAGSVAGNFGKAIQRTAIDLIDANLIHVYGSDIHNLTTRPFLFNEGLDYLEKKKYHEIVDIMLENNDRILLNENLYVLEPQSVTKSKWWNIFN is encoded by the coding sequence ATGATAGACATACATTCACATATATTGGCTGGACTGGATGACGGTGCTGAAACGATTGAACAAACACAAAAAATGCTCGAAACAGCAGTGAAAGAGCAAATTACAGGCATTATCGCGACACCACATGCTTACCATCCGAATTTCAAAACCGATTTAGTAGCTTTAAATAAGCAACTAGATTCAACGAATAAATATATTACCGAACAAGGAATGCCCATAAAAGTTTACAGCGGCCAAGAATGTCGATTATCTGAAAAGCTACCAGATCTTCTGGATTCAGGGGAAGCATTAACCCTTGCTGGCTCGCAATATGTTTTACTTGAACTTCCTTCATCAGGGGTGCCTGCGTATACGATCCAAATCATCCAGCAGCTAATCACCCGCAATTACGTGCCAATTATTGCGCATCCGGAACGCAATCAAGGAATTATTGAAAAACCGGATCGCCTTCGCAAGTTGTTGCTTCATGGGGCATTGGCTCAAGTAACAGCTGGCTCAGTGGCTGGAAACTTCGGGAAGGCGATTCAGCGCACTGCGATAGATTTGATTGATGCAAATCTTATTCACGTATATGGCTCAGATATCCATAACTTAACGACAAGACCGTTCTTGTTTAATGAAGGATTGGATTATTTAGAAAAGAAAAAATACCATGAAATTGTCGATATTATGTTAGAGAACAATGATCGTATATTACTAAATGAAAATTTGTATGTACTAGAGCCTCAGTCAGTTACTAAATCCAAATGGTGGAATATTTTTAATTGA